The segment TTTCTGATCTTCTTCCCTGTGAGCAAAAAACTGTAAAAGCATTCTTACAGCCATGACGAATATCAATATGGCAAAAAATATCTTTAAAACAGTTGATGACAACATTCCAGCCACAAAAGAACTGACAATAACTCCGGTTAATACCCACGGAACTGTTTGCTTAAAGATATCCCAATCTATTCTTTTCTGTCTCTGATTTTTTAAAGAAGATGATGTTGCTGTAAATATCATTGTTGCCAATGACGTACCGGCCGCAAAATGCATAAATTCATATTGAACTCCAAGGTAATACTTAAAAATCATAGCAAGGAACGGGACAAGTATAACTCCTCCGCCAATGCCAAGAATCCCTGCAAAAAGTCCTATTACAAAGCCTGCCAATACAAAAACCGGGTAAATCACAGAAGTGTCCCTTTCAGCGAAAGGCCACTATCCTTATCAAAAAAGAACTTCATATTCAGCAAAAATATTAACAACATTAACCCTGGCAGGGTTTCCTTACGAATTTCTCGTTTCGGATGTGTCCTTTCCGGCTTGTTCGGATTAGGTAGGGCCAATTTTTATGATATCTTCTCAATTTTTGCCCCACAAACCTTATATTCCGCTGTTTGGGTAATATTGTCGTAGGCATCATTTGTCAGCTTATTCACAGCTGCTTCTGCAAAATGCAGTGGCATCCAGATAACACCTTGTTTTACTTTTCCGGAAACCTCTGCACGGGCAGTAACATGACCGCGGCGCGTGGCAATCGTAACCATCTCACCATCAAATATACCCAGCGCCCCGGCATCTGCCTGATTTACTTCAACAAAACAATCGTTCGTCTTGCTGGTAATGCCATCGGACCTGCGCGTCATCGTACCTACATTATAGTGATAAAGAGTACGTCCTGTTGTAAGCAGCAACGGATATTCCTCATCGGGACTTTCCGCAGGCGGTCGATACGTCGCTACAAAAAACTGCCCAAGCCCTCTCGGAAATTTTCCTTCGTGTAAAAACTTCGTGCCGGGATGGTTTGTATCCGGACACGGCCACTGAATACCGTTTTTTTCAATCCTTACATAGTTAATCCCTGCCATTAATGGCGTGAGACTGGCGATTTCATCAAAAATTTCCCCGGGTGACGGATATTCCATCCGATAGCCCATGCGTTGCGACAATTCACAAAAAATCTGCCAGTCCGGCTTCGAATTCCCGACAGGGTTAACCGCCTTTCTTACCCGTTGAACGCGGCGTTCTGTGTTGGTAAAGGTACCATCCTTTTCAGCACAACTTGCGGCGGGAAGAATAACGTCCGCATATTTTGCCGTCTCCGACATAAAAATATCCTGTACAACAAGGAATTCAAGATTCTCTAATCCGCGTACCGTATAATCCTGATTTGGCTCGCACATAACAGGGTCTTCCCCTATTACGTATGCCGCTTTAAACTGCCCCTTATTCATGCGTTCAATCATGGTCGGCATAGTAGCTCCTGGCGTTCGCGGCAACTTTACCTTCCATGCCTTCTCAAATTTTTCAATAACCGCAGGGTCGGAGACATCCTGATATCCGGGCATCTTATTGGGCAGGCACATATCCGTTGCACCCTGTACATTATTTTGTCCCCGGATCGGATTAACACCGGTACTCGGTTTTCCGATATGGCCCGTCAGGAGCGCGAGATTTGCTATAGTCCGCACATTCTCCGTACCACAGACATGTTCGGTAATACCCAGGGTATAATAAATGGCAGATTTCTCCGATGTGGCATACATCCTGGCTGCCTTGCGGATATCTTCGGGAGGAATACCGGTATATTCCGAAGCTTTTTCCGGAGTGATATCTTTTAAAAATTCTTTTAATCCTTCAAAACCTTCGGTCCTCGTCTTTATAAATTCTCTGTTTTCAAGACCTTCTGTAATAATGACATGCGCCATTGCATTCAACAGCCAATTATCCGAACCCGGCTTCACCGGCATATATAATTTGGCATGTTGTGCAAACCAGATACGGCGGGGATCTGCAACAAT is part of the Candidatus Jettenia sp. AMX2 genome and harbors:
- the fdhF gene encoding formate dehydrogenase subunit alpha, with amino-acid sequence MPKIKVTIDNKTLEVSQGKTILQAANSIGIRIPTLCHDPRLEPFAACRVCMVEVENGKSSALITSCNTEVTDGMVIKTDSEKVLERRRMVLDLILSDHPKDCMTCGKCGACKLQDLAYEYGVRESQFFKEPDGGIEEDRNPVIQKDTSKCILCGRCVRICAEVQQDYAIDFRNRGFKTETGTPFGKSLLDSTCVLCGQCVSTCPVGSLVDKKAVGKAREWELKEIKSTCGYCGVGCTLYLNVKGNQLIKVTSKTGSVPNDGNLCVKGRYGYDFVHHKDRLKNPLIKRNGRFEEATWDEALGLVAQKLKEIKAKYGPDDIGILSSARCTNEENFLAQKFARAVIGTNNVDQCARTUHAPSVAGLAMSFGSGSMTNSIAEIKDCELIFLTGANPTEAHPIVGLEMKKALKNGCTFIVADPRRIWFAQHAKLYMPVKPGSDNWLLNAMAHVIITEGLENREFIKTRTEGFEGLKEFLKDITPEKASEYTGIPPEDIRKAARMYATSEKSAIYYTLGITEHVCGTENVRTIANLALLTGHIGKPSTGVNPIRGQNNVQGATDMCLPNKMPGYQDVSDPAVIEKFEKAWKVKLPRTPGATMPTMIERMNKGQFKAAYVIGEDPVMCEPNQDYTVRGLENLEFLVVQDIFMSETAKYADVILPAASCAEKDGTFTNTERRVQRVRKAVNPVGNSKPDWQIFCELSQRMGYRMEYPSPGEIFDEIASLTPLMAGINYVRIEKNGIQWPCPDTNHPGTKFLHEGKFPRGLGQFFVATYRPPAESPDEEYPLLLTTGRTLYHYNVGTMTRRSDGITSKTNDCFVEVNQADAGALGIFDGEMVTIATRRGHVTARAEVSGKVKQGVIWMPLHFAEAAVNKLTNDAYDNITQTAEYKVCGAKIEKIS